In Myxococcales bacterium, a single window of DNA contains:
- a CDS encoding putative metal-binding motif-containing protein, with protein MRLRRRFFTLPERSGVAGPRVFAAPRRAGAERGVAIAIALTCSASVACGDGTSADPFVRAPALADAAADAPADAPTGVTDAGKLDPSLGGPCIDDGQCNDNIACTLDACDKTVPVGGAEGGVGRCRFTADDAQCADDAFCNGRERCLLGVGCRPGPPETCQDQDSCTIDSCDEATKSCKHAPRDLDGDGDPDDRCSANHDCDDQDPDVASTRGEVCSNGRDDDCDGQVDEVACVSPKADTCAAGLAITAPGTYGLTLAAAAADYWRERARLPLRRQRHARSGPQPCPRHLRGRREVRRRSRRRARRRLLACLGAAGQ; from the coding sequence GTGAGGCTGCGAAGGCGATTTTTCACGCTCCCCGAGCGGAGCGGCGTTGCGGGCCCTCGCGTCTTCGCCGCGCCGCGTCGCGCCGGCGCGGAACGGGGCGTCGCCATCGCCATCGCTTTGACGTGCAGCGCGAGCGTCGCGTGCGGCGACGGGACGAGCGCCGACCCGTTCGTGCGCGCGCCAGCCTTGGCCGACGCCGCCGCGGACGCACCCGCCGACGCGCCGACGGGCGTGACCGACGCGGGAAAGCTCGACCCTTCGTTAGGCGGCCCGTGCATCGACGACGGCCAATGCAACGACAACATCGCCTGCACACTCGACGCCTGCGACAAGACGGTGCCGGTGGGCGGCGCCGAAGGCGGTGTAGGGCGGTGCCGCTTCACCGCCGACGACGCACAGTGCGCCGACGACGCCTTCTGCAACGGTCGGGAGCGCTGCCTCCTTGGCGTGGGCTGCCGTCCGGGCCCGCCCGAGACCTGTCAAGATCAAGACAGCTGCACCATCGACTCGTGCGACGAGGCGACCAAGAGCTGCAAGCACGCACCTCGCGACCTCGACGGCGACGGCGATCCCGACGATCGTTGCTCCGCGAACCACGACTGCGACGATCAAGATCCCGATGTCGCGAGCACGCGCGGTGAGGTCTGCAGCAACGGACGCGACGACGACTGCGACGGCCAAGTCGACGAGGTCGCTTGCGTGTCCCCGAAGGCCGACACCTGCGCCGCTGGTCTCGCCATTACCGCGCCGGGCACCTACGGCCTGACGCTCGCGGCGGCGGCCGCCGACTATTGGCGCGAGCGAGCTCGTCTGCCGCTCCGCCGACAGCGCCACGCGCGTTCGGGCCCGCAACCTTGCCCCCGGCACCTACGCGGTCGTCGTGAAGTCCGTCGTCGAAGCCGACGTCGAGCTCGCCGTCGACTTCTTGCCTGCCTCGGCGCCGCCGGCCAATGA
- the vanZ gene encoding VanZ family protein — MRHHARRPLVSTAPSPTLRWWLAFVAAAAIAALGAGIAYARLVPPFVAARGLDKVLHFAMGAILAGLLDGALRGRSLRPGSRWAAHVPLAAAAILLPAGLEEHMQRFSSSRSSSLADFAADALGVAVGIAVSRLGRRAWTTTAP, encoded by the coding sequence ATGCGCCATCACGCTCGTCGTCCGCTCGTTTCAACGGCTCCGTCGCCGACGCTCCGCTGGTGGCTCGCGTTCGTCGCCGCGGCCGCCATCGCCGCCCTCGGGGCCGGCATCGCGTATGCGCGGCTAGTCCCGCCCTTCGTTGCCGCCCGCGGTCTCGACAAGGTTCTCCACTTCGCCATGGGAGCCATCCTCGCGGGGCTCCTTGATGGCGCGCTCCGGGGCCGGAGCCTTCGCCCCGGGTCGCGATGGGCCGCTCACGTGCCGCTCGCGGCGGCAGCCATCTTGTTGCCGGCGGGACTCGAAGAACACATGCAGCGGTTCTCGTCGTCGCGGTCGTCGTCGCTCGCGGACTTCGCAGCGGACGCGCTGGGCGTCGCCGTTGGCATTGCGGTTTCGCGCTTGGGAAGGCGCGCGTGGACCACGACCGCGCCCTAG
- a CDS encoding methylmalonyl-CoA mutase: protein MTRDTTADYRSLKETWQKTTLAPSEAKDAPRKRAPVLAGHADAAPLYGPDDLEAIGFDASRDLGVPGRPPFTRGVQPNMYRGRLWTMRQYAGFGTAAESNERYRYLLEQGQTGLSVAFDLPTQMGRDSDDPRALGEVGRVGVAIDSIEDMRVLLAGLPLDKISTSMTINATASILLCLYIAVAEENGVPRAALRGTIQNDILKEYMARGTYIYPPRPSLRLITDIFAFAGKEVPKWNTISISGYHIREAGCDAIQEVAFTLADGIAYVEAALRAGLDVDSFGGQLSFFFNVHNNLLEEVAKFRAARRLWSTLMAERFGAKTDRARALRFHCQTAGMTLTAQQPINNVARVTVQSLAAVLGGCQSLHTNSYDEALGLPTSEAVTVALRTQQIVAQESGVADFVDALAGSYAVETLTHQIEEGAKAYLARIDAMGGMVPAIEQGYPQREIQNTAYEYQLDVEQKRRLIVGQNAFVMDSAPVPVMSIDPKIEREQVERVRAVRARRNGAKVTAALLAIGQAARGDANLVPLVLDAVRASATVGEISDVLREVWGEHVETVVL from the coding sequence ATGACGCGCGACACGACGGCGGACTACCGCTCGCTCAAAGAGACCTGGCAAAAGACGACGCTCGCTCCCAGCGAGGCGAAGGACGCACCCCGAAAGCGCGCACCGGTGCTCGCGGGCCACGCCGACGCGGCGCCCCTTTACGGCCCCGACGACTTGGAGGCCATCGGCTTCGACGCGTCACGCGATCTTGGCGTCCCCGGTCGCCCGCCCTTCACGCGGGGGGTTCAGCCCAACATGTACCGCGGTCGCCTTTGGACCATGCGCCAATACGCCGGCTTCGGCACCGCCGCCGAGTCGAACGAGCGCTACCGCTACCTGCTCGAGCAAGGGCAGACGGGCCTCAGCGTCGCCTTCGACCTGCCCACGCAGATGGGCCGTGACTCGGATGATCCCCGCGCCCTTGGTGAGGTTGGCCGCGTGGGCGTGGCCATCGACAGCATCGAAGACATGCGCGTGCTCCTCGCGGGCTTGCCCCTCGACAAGATTTCCACGTCGATGACGATCAACGCGACGGCGTCGATCTTGCTCTGCCTGTACATCGCCGTGGCGGAAGAGAACGGCGTTCCCCGCGCCGCGCTCCGCGGCACGATTCAGAACGACATCCTCAAGGAGTACATGGCCCGCGGCACGTACATCTACCCGCCGCGCCCGTCGCTACGCCTCATCACGGACATCTTCGCCTTCGCCGGCAAGGAGGTCCCGAAATGGAACACGATTTCCATTAGCGGCTACCACATCCGCGAAGCCGGCTGCGACGCCATCCAAGAGGTGGCCTTTACGCTCGCCGACGGCATCGCGTACGTGGAGGCGGCGCTCCGCGCGGGGCTCGACGTCGACTCCTTCGGTGGGCAGCTCTCGTTCTTCTTCAATGTGCACAACAACCTCCTCGAGGAGGTCGCGAAGTTTCGCGCGGCGCGCCGCTTGTGGTCGACGCTCATGGCGGAGCGCTTCGGCGCCAAGACCGATCGGGCCCGCGCGCTCAGGTTTCACTGCCAGACGGCGGGCATGACGCTGACCGCGCAGCAGCCCATCAACAACGTGGCGCGCGTCACCGTGCAGTCGCTGGCGGCCGTACTCGGCGGCTGCCAATCGCTCCACACCAACAGCTACGACGAAGCGCTCGGCTTGCCGACGAGCGAGGCGGTCACGGTGGCGCTCCGCACGCAGCAGATCGTGGCGCAGGAGTCGGGCGTGGCGGACTTCGTCGATGCGCTGGCGGGCAGCTACGCCGTTGAGACGTTGACGCATCAGATCGAAGAGGGGGCGAAGGCCTACCTGGCACGCATCGACGCGATGGGCGGCATGGTGCCGGCCATCGAGCAAGGTTACCCGCAGCGTGAGATCCAGAACACCGCCTACGAGTATCAGCTCGACGTGGAGCAAAAGCGGCGGCTCATCGTGGGGCAAAACGCCTTCGTGATGGACTCGGCGCCGGTGCCCGTCATGAGCATCGACCCGAAGATCGAGCGCGAGCAGGTCGAGCGCGTTCGCGCTGTGCGCGCGCGCCGAAACGGTGCGAAGGTGACCGCCGCGCTCTTGGCGATTGGCCAAGCGGCGCGCGGTGACGCGAACTTGGTCCCGCTCGTGCTCGACGCCGTGAGGGCGAGCGCGACGGTGGGGGAGATCTCCGACGTGCTCCGCGAGGTGTGGGGCGAGCACGTGGAGACGGTCGTCCTCTAG
- a CDS encoding MBL fold metallo-hydrolase, giving the protein MSAVLLTHAHWDHAHLPTLFRYRRDVPIFVPKVTKETYYNPALAPLLRSLGFTDVREVTMWKPERIGDVTFTPVPFFGEWFGPGSHFDAFCYLIEANGVRYLGTVDSERSERGDMDDVFKELRERTGPVDCVFFCSSGQTHANPVLCGAPAQYSNGFDVHAALMRYHPNTDAIARWSRVLEPRVIIPYAEFIFSATPPRPPVDLQAIKGTSHFNHYWRDLQAHAAGGPGLAAWKRALKSMLPRLPKKTQLLMMSPGERLRLGQAVRSDRPQ; this is encoded by the coding sequence GTGTCGGCAGTGCTTCTCACGCACGCGCACTGGGACCACGCTCACTTGCCCACGCTCTTTCGGTACCGTCGGGACGTCCCCATCTTCGTCCCCAAGGTCACGAAGGAGACCTACTACAACCCGGCGCTCGCACCTTTGCTTCGAAGCCTTGGCTTCACCGACGTACGCGAAGTCACCATGTGGAAGCCGGAGCGCATCGGCGATGTCACCTTCACGCCGGTCCCATTCTTCGGAGAGTGGTTCGGCCCCGGCTCGCACTTTGACGCCTTCTGCTACCTCATCGAGGCCAACGGGGTGCGGTACTTGGGCACCGTCGACAGTGAACGGAGCGAGCGCGGAGACATGGACGACGTGTTCAAAGAGCTGCGCGAGCGGACCGGCCCGGTGGACTGCGTGTTCTTCTGTAGCTCCGGCCAGACCCACGCCAACCCCGTTCTGTGTGGCGCGCCCGCGCAGTACTCCAACGGCTTCGACGTGCACGCGGCGCTCATGCGCTACCACCCAAACACCGACGCCATTGCGCGCTGGAGTCGCGTGCTGGAGCCACGCGTCATCATCCCGTACGCCGAGTTCATCTTCTCGGCGACGCCTCCGCGGCCGCCGGTGGACCTCCAGGCGATCAAGGGGACGTCGCACTTCAACCACTACTGGCGCGACCTCCAAGCGCACGCAGCAGGGGGCCCGGGGCTCGCCGCATGGAAGCGCGCCCTCAAGAGCATGCTCCCTCGATTGCCGAAGAAGACCCAGTTGCTCATGATGTCACCCGGGGAGCGCCTGCGGCTGGGTCAGGCCGTGCGTAGCGATCGGCCGCAATAG
- a CDS encoding phytanoyl-CoA dioxygenase family protein, which produces MTKSTKAMKRPDVARERKEPLRRGICALRKVSVAELEQIARERIARGEAMRPIEPSVKLVAAQIRDRVQRDGFAVVRELVPTTLVDELRRQVYAAVARGGLEHRARGDASAFHLAHVPADLIKFNSRAFVARLASGRPFRALVDHALKALRPVTGPAWPIQAEHGRWLRLGMPRGLNRRMPPHQDIFYLPGSEKFMTVWMPLHHCPRGLGGLRVVPRSHLHGAFFHDGKNGVPVRGARLTWKSFDLEVGDAIIFDRHLLHASGINRSKNQVRFSFDFRLAML; this is translated from the coding sequence ATGACGAAGAGCACCAAAGCGATGAAGCGACCGGACGTTGCCAGGGAGCGCAAGGAACCCCTCCGGAGGGGCATCTGCGCGCTGCGGAAGGTCTCCGTGGCAGAGCTCGAACAAATCGCTCGCGAACGCATCGCGCGAGGCGAAGCCATGAGGCCCATCGAACCATCGGTGAAGCTGGTGGCCGCGCAGATTCGCGACCGTGTCCAACGTGATGGTTTCGCGGTCGTGCGCGAGCTCGTGCCCACCACCCTCGTCGACGAGCTCCGTCGCCAGGTATACGCGGCGGTTGCCCGGGGCGGTCTCGAACACCGCGCCCGTGGCGACGCATCGGCATTTCACCTCGCCCACGTACCGGCAGACCTCATTAAGTTCAACTCGCGCGCTTTTGTGGCGCGACTGGCCTCAGGACGACCGTTTCGTGCGCTGGTGGATCACGCGCTCAAGGCGCTGAGACCGGTGACCGGGCCCGCTTGGCCGATTCAGGCTGAGCACGGCCGTTGGCTACGGCTCGGGATGCCGCGAGGTCTCAACCGCAGGATGCCCCCGCACCAAGACATCTTCTATCTGCCCGGATCGGAGAAGTTCATGACGGTCTGGATGCCTCTACACCACTGCCCCCGCGGTTTGGGCGGCCTGCGCGTCGTCCCCCGAAGCCACCTTCACGGGGCCTTCTTCCACGATGGGAAGAACGGGGTCCCGGTGCGGGGGGCCAGACTGACTTGGAAGAGCTTTGACCTTGAGGTCGGCGACGCGATCATCTTCGACCGACATCTGCTTCATGCCTCGGGCATCAACCGCTCCAAGAATCAGGTCCGCTTCTCCTTCGACTTCCGGCTCGCCATGCTTTGA
- a CDS encoding GMC family oxidoreductase: MPLPDVDVIIVGGGFTGLILGELLSVAGLRCRILEAGPALRATPSLVDAASLQQHPDPARWESRLVGVGDVAAGLPGARTRIRAVGGRSLVWGGWCERFDTTALADARKVGAPWPVSGEELLPFYRKVERLLTVRSQRGGFEGLATKLGLNVQPPRIARDGQRVRTALSLRRARRHVVTEAIVRRVVFRDSRVRGVEYWNRAGRLDQVCAPVVVLCASPEETIRILLTEPPPPIADRAHLVGRGLVDHMMLSYVAAAPGPAKTGSPAPAERPRSFRASSTRAVQPDVTTSVASAGGPRPHRRLEPWCELVADASH, from the coding sequence GTGCCTTTGCCGGACGTAGACGTCATCATTGTCGGCGGTGGCTTCACGGGTCTCATCCTTGGGGAGCTGTTGTCGGTCGCCGGCCTTCGATGCCGAATCCTCGAAGCCGGGCCTGCGCTTCGGGCGACGCCTTCGCTTGTCGACGCTGCCTCGCTTCAGCAACACCCCGATCCTGCACGATGGGAGAGTCGCTTGGTGGGCGTCGGCGACGTTGCGGCCGGTTTGCCGGGTGCACGAACCCGCATCAGAGCCGTGGGAGGCCGTTCGCTAGTTTGGGGAGGCTGGTGCGAACGCTTCGACACAACTGCACTCGCCGACGCGCGGAAGGTTGGCGCGCCGTGGCCAGTCAGCGGCGAAGAGCTCCTGCCCTTTTATCGCAAGGTCGAGCGCCTCCTGACGGTCCGTAGTCAACGCGGCGGCTTCGAAGGACTCGCGACCAAGCTGGGCCTCAATGTTCAGCCACCGCGCATCGCTCGCGATGGTCAGCGCGTGCGGACGGCCCTCAGCCTACGGCGCGCTCGACGACACGTCGTCACGGAGGCCATCGTTCGCAGGGTCGTGTTTCGCGATTCGCGGGTTCGCGGAGTCGAGTATTGGAACCGTGCAGGGCGCCTGGATCAGGTCTGCGCGCCGGTCGTCGTGCTCTGCGCGTCGCCAGAAGAGACGATTCGGATTCTCCTGACGGAGCCTCCTCCGCCGATCGCGGACCGCGCGCATTTGGTGGGACGCGGCTTGGTTGATCACATGATGCTCAGCTACGTGGCGGCAGCGCCAGGTCCCGCCAAGACCGGTTCCCCCGCACCGGCGGAAAGGCCGCGTTCATTCCGCGCTTCGTCAACACGAGCCGTGCAACCCGACGTCACTACATCGGTGGCTTCAGCTGGGGGTCCACGGCCCCATCGGCGCCTCGAGCCTTGGTGCGAATTGGTTGCCGATGCTTCGCATTGA